In a single window of the Streptomyces sp. NBC_00094 genome:
- a CDS encoding GMC family oxidoreductase, translated as MTSAPHRVPPAVPSGGSYDVVVLGGGVAGCVLASRLSEDAGRSVCLVEAGPDYGPLPDDWPRKVLDARALARDDVWERHAPVHRIRGRVLGGSSCVNGCWNTWGSTADHDEWSRAGGPRWTAAAMEPYRERAVRRMGLREVPDNELSAWSGAALEAARELGYAEVDMALPGAPGYGTPLLNAVDGRRWNAAFAYLDAETRARPNLTVLDHAVADRLVLHDGRVDGVVVHGDGGPRTLDAGLYVVACGTFGSPALLMRSGIGPADHLRESGVSPVLDLPGVGANLSDQPGVFLPLVPTPELDAALAAQDERGELYVSRMLVRVASERCPEGAWDVHVLPSAGDPLFGSLPPGRYEAGISAFLLKPVSRGGVRLRSADHTVPPDIDPGFLSDPGGHDLAVLRSGLATARRMAEAKAFHGLAALPPGTPAHELPEAELRARLGTYWHPVGTCAMGPEGDPAAVVDGGGRVHGVANLRVADASVLPTVPAANTQLPVLALAELLADAIATEAVA; from the coding sequence ATGACGTCCGCCCCCCACAGGGTCCCACCCGCCGTCCCGTCCGGCGGCTCGTACGACGTCGTCGTCCTCGGCGGCGGCGTGGCCGGCTGTGTGCTGGCCTCGCGCCTCAGCGAGGACGCCGGGCGCTCCGTGTGCCTCGTCGAGGCGGGTCCCGACTACGGCCCTCTTCCCGACGACTGGCCCCGCAAGGTGCTCGACGCCCGCGCGCTCGCCCGCGACGACGTCTGGGAGCGGCACGCGCCCGTCCACCGCATCCGGGGCCGTGTCCTCGGCGGCTCGTCCTGCGTCAACGGCTGCTGGAACACCTGGGGTTCGACGGCCGACCACGACGAGTGGTCCCGCGCGGGCGGCCCCCGCTGGACCGCCGCCGCCATGGAGCCGTACCGCGAGCGAGCCGTCCGCCGGATGGGGCTGCGCGAGGTGCCCGACAACGAGCTGTCGGCCTGGAGCGGTGCGGCGCTCGAAGCGGCCCGCGAACTCGGTTACGCCGAGGTCGACATGGCGCTCCCCGGCGCCCCCGGCTACGGCACACCGCTGCTCAACGCGGTGGACGGCCGCCGCTGGAACGCCGCCTTCGCCTACCTCGACGCCGAGACCCGGGCCCGTCCGAACCTCACGGTCCTGGACCACGCCGTCGCCGACCGGCTGGTCCTCCACGACGGCCGGGTGGACGGCGTGGTCGTCCACGGCGACGGCGGCCCGCGCACCCTGGACGCGGGTCTGTACGTGGTGGCCTGCGGCACCTTCGGCTCGCCCGCGCTCCTGATGCGCAGCGGCATCGGCCCCGCCGACCACCTGCGGGAGTCCGGGGTCTCCCCCGTGCTGGACCTCCCCGGCGTGGGCGCCAACCTCAGCGACCAGCCCGGCGTCTTCCTGCCCCTGGTCCCCACGCCGGAGCTCGACGCGGCCCTCGCGGCCCAGGACGAGCGGGGCGAGCTGTACGTCAGCCGGATGCTCGTCCGGGTGGCGAGCGAGCGGTGTCCCGAGGGCGCCTGGGACGTGCACGTGCTGCCCTCCGCGGGCGATCCGCTCTTCGGTTCGCTGCCGCCGGGGAGGTACGAGGCCGGGATCTCCGCCTTCCTCCTGAAGCCCGTCTCCCGTGGCGGTGTGCGGCTGCGGTCGGCCGACCACACCGTCCCGCCGGACATCGACCCGGGATTCCTGTCGGATCCCGGCGGGCACGACCTGGCCGTGCTCCGGTCCGGCCTCGCGACCGCCCGCAGGATGGCCGAGGCCAAGGCCTTCCACGGGCTGGCCGCGCTTCCCCCGGGCACGCCCGCGCACGAGCTGCCCGAGGCGGAGCTCCGGGCCCGGCTCGGCACCTACTGGCATCCCGTCGGGACGTGCGCGATGGGCCCCGAGGGCGATCCGGCGGCGGTGGTGGACGGCGGGGGCCGCGTCCACGGCGTGGCGAACCTGCGGGTGGCCGACGCCTCCGTCCTGCCGACCGTCCCGGCGGCCAACACACAGCTCCCGGTCCTCGCCCTCGCCGAGCTCCTGGCGGACGCGATCGCGACGGAGGCCGTCGCATGA
- a CDS encoding aldo/keto reductase family oxidoreductase, whose translation MSARTNTADGTPLYGCMGLGGGWDTTPYGPADIAHAEAAVEAALDTGITAFDHADIYRYGKSEAVFGEVLSRAAGLRERITLQTKCGIRLPEDGRPGLYDLRGPTIARRVEESLARLRTDVLDVLLLHRPDPLADPAEIAATLTSLHRQGLVRRFGVSNMSAPQIARLQAHLELPLTVNQLEMSLHRRDWVEEGVLVNTSAGAGVGYPAGTTEYCLAHGIRLQAWGALAGGRFADSEATPAGRLVAELAARKGTSPETVVLWWLQRHPAGIAPVIGTTRPARIRACRDAVARTPELSHEEWYELWTAARGAPLP comes from the coding sequence ATGAGCGCGCGAACGAACACCGCCGACGGCACGCCGCTCTACGGCTGCATGGGGCTCGGCGGCGGCTGGGACACCACCCCGTACGGCCCCGCCGACATCGCCCACGCGGAGGCGGCGGTCGAAGCGGCCCTCGACACGGGCATCACCGCCTTCGACCACGCCGACATCTACCGGTACGGCAAGTCCGAGGCCGTCTTCGGCGAGGTGCTGTCCCGGGCCGCCGGGCTGCGCGAGCGGATCACCCTCCAGACCAAGTGCGGCATCCGCCTCCCGGAGGACGGCCGCCCCGGCCTGTACGACCTGCGGGGACCGACCATCGCCCGCCGCGTCGAGGAGAGCCTCGCCCGGCTGCGTACCGACGTCCTCGACGTCCTGCTGCTGCACCGCCCCGATCCGCTCGCCGACCCCGCGGAGATCGCCGCGACGCTCACCTCCCTGCACCGCCAGGGCCTGGTGCGCCGCTTCGGCGTGTCCAACATGAGCGCGCCGCAGATCGCGCGCCTCCAGGCCCATCTGGAACTCCCCCTGACGGTGAACCAGCTGGAGATGAGCCTGCACCGCCGCGACTGGGTCGAGGAGGGCGTGCTCGTGAACACGTCGGCCGGGGCCGGCGTCGGCTACCCCGCCGGCACGACCGAGTACTGCCTGGCCCACGGCATCCGTCTCCAGGCCTGGGGGGCGCTCGCCGGCGGACGGTTCGCCGACTCCGAGGCGACGCCGGCCGGCCGGCTCGTCGCCGAGCTCGCCGCGCGCAAGGGCACCAGCCCGGAGACCGTCGTGCTGTGGTGGCTCCAGAGGCACCCCGCCGGCATCGCCCCGGTCATCGGGACCACCCGCCCCGCGCGCATCCGGGCCTGCCGCGACGCCGTGGCACGGACGCCCGAGCTCAGCCACGAGGAGTGGTACGAGCTGTGGACCGCCGCGCGAGGAGCCCCGCTGCCGTGA
- a CDS encoding radical SAM protein has translation MTPTATTVATVAGSFESARFYITFRCNSLCGYCNVWQDDKFKGYEELTLERGRQILDELHALGVRYVDFTGGEPVLHPHIDGIVQYAKSLGMTVEITSNGIRFAKHIDAIVPHVDTMNVSLDTLRPERYRAIRGVPTLDRALDVIRGVVASGAGNLKLICVVTRENVDEVADLLAFAQESRVTVYFSTMFAYFDEQDTVRDVRRTARKLKVIEQNGKPVGGAPACGAAPAETETPGTSDGPSIPDLLLGLLYEPFSLINLHFRKYVEAQDPTAPTHCYANKRILTVGPDGRLVLPCYHAFDNSVPWDRNLAEVVQDEEFLRVRDEEVGFRPECRGCTVFPYIGLSFSYRFDKVFLYQALSEEIAKFKGRFVDPLHPRITVPAEALLREFAALERFVDDKLPVPRAPLSEDHLYRFDVTASGVRTDLVAGELGVEELLADHVREQCWNVQRSPHTWLRLVYRELVPLLRELTDQGLVERSAYEQVVAELYGVQLAWWHGYLGRYFRGGDALDTGAALGVVAGFLSRTGALLPAGPAADRIRQILLHAGCVLGLPAATLAPLAVREPFPESALLAKHVLLVAPDEELAAYAELLPAAAAALLRLEGPDGAGDDELDRLLAGAGALDEASVVGLITAVRALTADRPRDEGPRDDLAARLLARELRAPHLVRRRGEELRVGR, from the coding sequence GTGACCCCCACCGCCACGACCGTGGCGACCGTGGCGGGCTCCTTCGAGTCCGCCCGGTTCTACATCACCTTCCGCTGCAACTCGCTCTGCGGCTACTGCAACGTCTGGCAGGACGACAAGTTCAAGGGGTACGAGGAACTCACCCTCGAACGCGGCCGGCAGATCCTCGACGAACTCCACGCGCTGGGCGTGCGATACGTCGACTTCACCGGCGGCGAGCCCGTCCTGCACCCGCACATCGACGGCATCGTCCAGTACGCGAAGTCCCTGGGCATGACCGTCGAGATCACCAGCAACGGGATCCGCTTCGCCAAGCACATCGACGCGATCGTCCCGCACGTCGACACCATGAACGTCTCCCTGGACACCCTCCGCCCCGAGCGGTACCGGGCGATCCGCGGCGTGCCCACGCTCGACCGGGCGCTGGACGTCATCCGGGGCGTCGTCGCCTCCGGCGCGGGCAACCTCAAGCTCATCTGCGTGGTGACCCGCGAGAACGTGGACGAGGTGGCGGACCTGCTGGCCTTCGCCCAGGAGAGCCGGGTGACGGTCTACTTCTCCACCATGTTCGCGTACTTCGACGAGCAGGACACCGTGCGCGACGTCCGCCGCACGGCACGGAAGCTCAAGGTGATCGAGCAGAACGGCAAGCCGGTGGGGGGCGCGCCCGCCTGCGGAGCCGCCCCCGCGGAGACCGAGACGCCGGGAACGTCCGACGGGCCGTCCATACCCGACCTCCTCCTCGGCCTGCTCTACGAGCCCTTCTCCCTGATCAACCTGCACTTCCGCAAGTACGTGGAGGCCCAGGACCCGACCGCTCCGACACACTGCTACGCCAACAAGCGCATCCTCACCGTCGGGCCGGACGGCCGGCTCGTCCTCCCCTGCTACCACGCCTTCGACAACTCGGTGCCGTGGGACCGGAACCTCGCGGAGGTGGTCCAGGACGAGGAGTTCCTGCGCGTCCGCGACGAGGAGGTCGGCTTCCGGCCGGAGTGCCGGGGCTGCACCGTCTTCCCGTACATCGGACTGTCCTTCAGCTACCGCTTCGACAAGGTCTTCCTCTACCAGGCCCTGTCCGAGGAGATCGCCAAGTTCAAGGGGCGGTTCGTCGATCCGCTCCACCCCCGGATCACGGTGCCCGCCGAGGCGCTGCTGCGGGAGTTCGCGGCGCTGGAGCGGTTCGTCGACGACAAGCTGCCGGTGCCGCGCGCTCCGCTGTCCGAGGACCACCTGTACCGCTTCGACGTCACCGCGTCCGGCGTCCGCACGGACCTCGTCGCCGGTGAGCTCGGCGTCGAGGAGCTCCTCGCCGACCACGTACGGGAGCAGTGCTGGAACGTGCAGCGCTCGCCGCACACCTGGCTGCGGCTGGTCTACCGCGAGCTCGTCCCGCTGCTGCGCGAGCTCACGGACCAGGGACTGGTGGAGCGGAGCGCGTACGAGCAGGTGGTGGCGGAGCTCTACGGCGTGCAGCTCGCGTGGTGGCACGGCTACCTCGGCCGGTACTTCCGCGGCGGCGACGCCCTGGACACCGGAGCGGCGCTCGGCGTCGTCGCCGGGTTCCTCTCCCGGACGGGCGCGCTGCTGCCCGCGGGTCCGGCCGCCGACCGCATCCGTCAGATCCTGCTGCACGCGGGCTGTGTGCTCGGGCTCCCGGCGGCGACGCTCGCGCCCCTCGCGGTCCGCGAGCCCTTCCCGGAGTCGGCCCTCCTGGCGAAGCACGTCCTGCTCGTCGCACCGGACGAGGAGCTGGCGGCGTACGCGGAACTGCTCCCGGCGGCGGCCGCGGCGCTCCTCCGCCTCGAAGGCCCCGACGGGGCCGGCGACGACGAGCTCGACCGGCTCCTCGCCGGGGCGGGGGCCCTCGACGAGGCCTCGGTCGTCGGTCTGATCACCGCCGTGCGCGCGCTGACGGCGGACCGGCCGCGTGACGAGGGACCCCGCGACGACCTGGCCGCGCGCCTGCTCGCGCGGGAGCTGCGGGCGCCGCACCTCGTCCGCCGCCGCGGCGAGGAGCTGCGCGTCGGCCGCTGA
- the rfbB gene encoding dTDP-glucose 4,6-dehydratase, with the protein MTRRILITGGAGFIGSAYVLHLLSPAGPPDVAVTVLDKLTYAGRLDHLDPVAGHPAFRFVHGAVDDPLLVDRIVRGHDEIVHFAAESHVDRSIEDGSPFVRTNVLGTQTLLDSALRHGVSTYVQISTDEVYGSIATGAASEEAPLRPTSPYAASKAAADLMALAYHRTHGLDVRVTRCSNNFGPRQYPEKLVPRFVTALLTGGDVPLYGDGSQVRDWLHVDDHVTAIELVRTGGRAGRVYNIGGGTALTNLQLTERLLALCGAGPERVAPATDRKGHDQRYAVDDTRIRRELGYRPRTDFDRALSDTVRWYADRLPVTH; encoded by the coding sequence ATGACGCGACGGATCCTCATCACCGGCGGCGCCGGCTTCATCGGCTCGGCGTACGTCCTCCACCTGCTCTCACCGGCCGGGCCGCCGGACGTAGCGGTGACCGTCCTGGACAAGCTCACCTACGCGGGCCGCCTCGACCACCTGGACCCGGTGGCCGGCCACCCGGCGTTCCGCTTCGTCCACGGCGCGGTCGACGACCCGCTCCTCGTCGACCGGATCGTGCGGGGCCACGACGAGATCGTGCACTTCGCGGCGGAGTCCCACGTCGACCGGTCCATCGAGGACGGCTCGCCGTTCGTCCGCACCAACGTCCTCGGCACCCAGACCCTGCTCGACTCCGCCCTGCGGCACGGCGTGTCGACGTACGTCCAGATCTCCACCGACGAGGTCTACGGCTCGATCGCCACCGGCGCCGCGAGCGAGGAGGCCCCGCTCCGGCCCACCTCCCCGTACGCGGCCTCCAAGGCGGCCGCCGACCTCATGGCCCTGGCCTACCACCGCACCCACGGGCTCGACGTCCGCGTCACCCGGTGCTCCAACAACTTCGGGCCGCGCCAGTACCCCGAGAAGCTCGTCCCGCGCTTCGTGACCGCCCTGCTCACCGGGGGCGACGTGCCGCTGTACGGCGACGGCTCCCAGGTCCGCGACTGGCTCCACGTCGACGACCACGTGACCGCGATCGAACTCGTCAGGACCGGCGGCCGCGCGGGCCGGGTCTACAACATCGGCGGCGGCACCGCCCTGACCAACCTCCAACTGACCGAACGCCTCCTCGCGTTGTGCGGAGCCGGGCCCGAGCGCGTCGCACCGGCGACGGACCGCAAGGGGCACGACCAGCGGTACGCCGTCGACGACACCCGCATCCGGCGGGAGCTCGGATACCGGCCCCGTACCGACTTCGACCGGGCGCTCTCCGACACGGTCCGCTGGTACGCGGACCGCCTTCCCGTCACCCACTGA
- a CDS encoding glucose-1-phosphate thymidylyltransferase, whose product MKALVLAGGTGSRLRPFTHTGTKQLLPIANKPVLFYGLEAIAAAGIHDVGLIVGEYGEDIRRAVGDGASFGLRITYVRQERPLGLAHAVLVAREFLADDDFLVYLGDNYLQDGIAEFVRRAADEPAAARLLVTPVPDPTAFGVAEVDGAGLVVRVEEKPPCPRGDLALIGVYAFTPALHEAVRAIRPSARGELEITTAIQWLIDHGLDVRAENTTSVWRDTGSVDDMLEVNRHVLDGLTGRLDGKVDQDSAVVGRVSLAEGAVVRGSRIVGPVIIGPGSVISNAVIGPYTSIGANCRVRDSSIEASVLLDGADVEHAGRIERSFIGRDAVVAAPPFPYAHRLVLGDHSKVHLNP is encoded by the coding sequence GTGAAAGCCCTGGTCCTGGCCGGCGGAACCGGCAGCCGACTCCGCCCGTTCACCCACACCGGGACCAAGCAGCTCCTGCCGATCGCCAACAAACCCGTGCTCTTCTACGGCTTGGAGGCCATCGCGGCAGCCGGCATCCACGACGTGGGACTCATCGTCGGCGAGTACGGCGAGGACATCCGCCGCGCGGTCGGCGACGGCGCGTCCTTCGGGCTCCGCATCACCTACGTACGACAGGAGCGGCCCCTCGGCCTCGCCCACGCGGTGCTCGTGGCACGGGAGTTCCTCGCCGACGACGACTTCCTCGTCTACCTCGGCGACAACTACCTCCAGGACGGCATCGCGGAGTTCGTCCGCCGCGCCGCCGACGAGCCCGCCGCCGCCCGCCTCCTCGTCACCCCCGTCCCCGACCCGACCGCCTTCGGCGTGGCCGAAGTGGACGGCGCCGGCCTCGTCGTCCGCGTGGAGGAGAAGCCCCCGTGCCCGCGCGGCGACCTCGCGCTCATCGGCGTGTACGCCTTCACCCCCGCCCTGCACGAGGCCGTGCGCGCCATCCGGCCCTCGGCCCGCGGGGAGTTGGAGATCACCACCGCGATCCAGTGGCTGATCGACCACGGGCTCGACGTACGGGCCGAGAACACGACCTCCGTCTGGCGCGACACCGGCAGCGTCGACGACATGCTGGAGGTGAACCGCCACGTCCTGGACGGTCTCACCGGACGCCTCGACGGCAAGGTCGACCAGGACAGCGCCGTCGTGGGCCGCGTGAGCCTCGCCGAGGGCGCCGTCGTCCGCGGGTCGCGGATCGTCGGCCCCGTGATCATCGGGCCCGGCAGCGTCATCAGCAACGCCGTCATCGGCCCGTACACCTCCATCGGCGCCAACTGCCGGGTACGCGACAGCTCCATCGAGGCGTCGGTCCTCCTCGACGGCGCGGACGTGGAGCACGCCGGCCGCATCGAGCGGTCCTTCATCGGGCGCGACGCCGTCGTCGCCGCCCCGCCGTTCCCCTACGCCCACCGACTCGTCCTCGGCGACCACAGCAAGGTGCACCTGAACCCATGA
- a CDS encoding aspartate aminotransferase family protein translates to MAGHQQQQLVREARHLAPGASEEAALGGRVFAEGRGAVLTDLDGNQYVDFAAGTLTQSLGHGHPEVVAALTRQAGLLWNVHDSSTPERAEFFELLARLLPEHLNTYALFSTGAEVVEAALRVVQSTAEPGRNRVGALRHGFHGKTMGARMLVHWDVGHQAFSGNSILGYSPYCYRCPLELTYPSCDLRCATLVTRHIAQKPNVSALVFEPVLGAAGVIVPPAGYWERVSEACRENGVVLVADEVLTGGGRTGAFLASELVGAEPDLVAMSKGMANGFPFAVLAGRDELLRAPAASPAGAYASTYAGNPLGIAAARATLEVVARDHLIDRVRVLGERLSEQLAALQARFDVLGDVRGIGLLHGLEFVRDGSSRTPAPEIARAVYTTALDLGLRTSVGGHIIRLAPPFTMDEALLDEGVRLLERAIELAVEQVPE, encoded by the coding sequence GTGGCAGGTCACCAGCAACAACAGCTGGTCAGAGAGGCGCGGCATCTGGCTCCCGGCGCCTCCGAGGAAGCAGCGCTCGGCGGCCGGGTCTTCGCCGAAGGGCGCGGTGCGGTCCTCACCGACCTGGACGGCAACCAGTACGTGGACTTCGCCGCGGGCACGCTCACCCAGTCCCTGGGCCACGGGCATCCCGAGGTCGTGGCGGCGCTGACGCGCCAGGCCGGACTTCTGTGGAACGTGCACGACAGCTCGACACCCGAACGGGCCGAGTTCTTCGAGCTGTTGGCCCGCCTGCTGCCCGAACACCTCAACACCTACGCCCTGTTCTCCACCGGCGCCGAGGTCGTGGAAGCGGCCCTGCGCGTCGTCCAGTCGACCGCCGAGCCCGGCCGCAACCGCGTCGGGGCCCTGCGCCACGGCTTCCACGGCAAGACCATGGGCGCCCGCATGCTGGTCCACTGGGACGTCGGCCACCAGGCCTTCTCCGGCAACAGCATCCTCGGCTACTCGCCGTACTGCTACCGCTGTCCCCTCGAACTCACCTACCCCTCCTGCGATCTGCGCTGCGCGACCCTCGTCACCCGGCACATCGCGCAGAAGCCGAACGTCTCGGCCCTCGTCTTCGAGCCCGTCCTCGGCGCGGCGGGCGTCATCGTGCCGCCCGCCGGCTACTGGGAGCGCGTGTCGGAGGCCTGCCGGGAGAACGGGGTCGTCCTCGTCGCCGACGAGGTGCTGACCGGCGGCGGCCGTACCGGCGCCTTCCTCGCCTCCGAGCTCGTCGGCGCCGAACCCGATCTCGTCGCGATGTCCAAGGGCATGGCGAACGGTTTCCCCTTCGCCGTCCTCGCCGGCCGCGACGAACTGCTCCGCGCGCCCGCCGCCTCCCCTGCGGGGGCCTACGCCTCCACGTACGCGGGGAACCCCCTCGGGATCGCCGCCGCCCGGGCGACGCTCGAAGTCGTCGCCCGCGACCACCTCATCGACCGGGTCCGGGTCCTCGGGGAGCGGCTCTCCGAGCAACTCGCCGCGCTGCAAGCCCGGTTCGACGTCCTCGGCGACGTGCGCGGCATCGGTCTGCTGCACGGCCTGGAGTTCGTCCGCGACGGCTCCTCCCGCACCCCCGCCCCGGAGATCGCCCGCGCGGTGTACACCACCGCGCTCGACCTGGGCCTGCGCACCTCGGTCGGCGGCCACATCATCCGGCTCGCGCCCCCGTTCACGATGGACGAGGCACTCCTCGACGAGGGCGTACGGCTCCTCGAACGGGCCATCGAGCTCGCCGTCGAGCAGGTGCCCGAGTGA
- a CDS encoding ATP-binding cassette domain-containing protein, producing the protein MIVAENLTKDFRLVERRPGLLGSLSTLFTRDYRTVHAVDGISFHVRAGSKTAYIGANGAGKSTTIKMLTGIMTPTSGRCLVDGVEPYRQRRLNARNIGVVFGQRSQLWWDLSVPDSFQILRRIYEIPDAVYRRNLALYRDLLDIDALGTTPVRQLSLGQRMRAEIAASLLHDPKVVFWDEPTIGLDMVLKEAVRTLVNRANAELGTTVLLTSHDLSDIAAICDDALVVDGGRVVHEGTLHDLLRRADRRSVVFDHRGGPAVETAALRIEAGLPGASAGVTQEGRVRVDYPADAFSSRHVLAFLLDHFDLVDCYAPEPDLETVLRQTYRTGGVPAARDGGTP; encoded by the coding sequence GTGATCGTCGCCGAGAACCTCACCAAGGACTTCCGCCTGGTCGAGCGGCGGCCGGGACTCCTCGGCAGCCTCTCCACCCTGTTCACGCGCGACTACCGCACGGTGCACGCCGTGGACGGCATCTCGTTCCACGTCCGCGCAGGCTCCAAGACCGCGTACATCGGCGCGAACGGCGCCGGGAAGTCCACCACCATCAAGATGCTCACCGGCATCATGACCCCGACCTCGGGCCGGTGCCTGGTCGACGGCGTCGAGCCGTACCGGCAGCGCCGGCTCAACGCCCGCAACATCGGCGTGGTCTTCGGCCAGCGCAGCCAGCTCTGGTGGGACCTCTCCGTCCCGGACTCCTTCCAGATCCTGCGCAGGATCTACGAGATCCCGGACGCGGTCTACCGGCGCAACCTCGCCCTCTACCGCGACCTCCTCGACATCGACGCCCTGGGCACCACCCCCGTACGCCAGTTGAGCCTCGGGCAGCGGATGCGCGCCGAGATCGCGGCGAGCCTGCTGCACGACCCGAAGGTCGTCTTCTGGGACGAGCCCACCATCGGCCTCGACATGGTCCTGAAGGAGGCCGTCCGCACCCTGGTCAACCGGGCCAACGCCGAACTCGGCACGACCGTGCTGCTCACCAGCCACGACCTCTCCGACATCGCCGCCATCTGCGACGACGCCCTCGTCGTCGACGGCGGCCGGGTCGTCCACGAGGGCACGCTCCACGACCTGCTGCGCCGCGCCGACCGGCGCTCGGTCGTCTTCGACCACCGCGGCGGCCCCGCCGTGGAGACCGCCGCCCTGCGCATCGAGGCGGGACTGCCCGGCGCCTCGGCCGGCGTCACACAGGAGGGCCGCGTCCGCGTCGACTACCCGGCCGACGCGTTCTCCTCCCGGCACGTACTCGCCTTCCTCCTGGACCACTTCGACCTCGTCGACTGCTATGCCCCCGAACCCGACCTGGAGACGGTGCTCCGCCAGACGTACCGGACCGGCGGCGTCCCGGCAGCCCGGGACGGCGGTACCCCGTGA
- a CDS encoding ABC-2 family transporter protein — translation MRLPLRAGNYLPFATSGLQSLLQYRSTFLITGVTAAAGAAVTVFLWRAVYAGSPGPGPGGFTPASITTYLVVAQVLGVVHANRVDDEVAAEVYRGDIAVMLVRPVSYPLVRFAASLPVIGANAVLVGVPLLVLFAAFVPLTAPTPVDAALFLGSTVLSAVIAFCVNLLTGMAGFLTTNTWGVRMVKQGVVAFFAGQMVPLALMPGALHTLAMVLPFRAMADGPLTLLLGRYEGVGGAAAVLGHQLAWSVGLVLLCAALWRSAVSRLEVLGG, via the coding sequence GTGAGGCTCCCGCTCCGCGCCGGAAACTACCTGCCCTTCGCCACCAGCGGCCTCCAGTCCCTGCTCCAGTACCGCTCCACGTTCCTGATCACCGGCGTCACCGCGGCGGCGGGCGCGGCGGTGACCGTCTTCCTCTGGCGGGCGGTGTACGCGGGGTCCCCGGGCCCCGGCCCGGGCGGCTTCACCCCGGCGAGCATCACCACCTACCTGGTCGTCGCCCAGGTGCTGGGCGTCGTCCACGCGAACCGGGTCGACGACGAGGTCGCCGCCGAGGTCTACCGGGGCGACATCGCGGTCATGCTGGTCCGCCCCGTCAGTTACCCGCTGGTCCGCTTCGCCGCCTCCCTGCCCGTCATCGGCGCCAACGCGGTCCTGGTCGGCGTCCCCCTGCTCGTGCTCTTCGCGGCCTTCGTCCCCCTCACGGCCCCCACCCCGGTGGACGCGGCCCTCTTCCTCGGCTCCACGGTGCTGTCGGCCGTCATCGCCTTCTGCGTGAACCTCCTGACGGGCATGGCCGGCTTCCTCACCACGAACACGTGGGGCGTGCGCATGGTCAAACAGGGGGTCGTCGCCTTCTTCGCGGGCCAGATGGTCCCCCTCGCCCTCATGCCCGGCGCCCTGCACACCCTGGCCATGGTCCTCCCGTTCCGGGCCATGGCGGACGGCCCGCTCACCCTGCTCCTCGGGCGGTACGAGGGCGTGGGCGGCGCGGCCGCCGTCCTCGGGCACCAGCTCGCCTGGTCCGTGGGGCTCGTCCTGCTCTGCGCCGCACTGTGGCGGTCCGCCGTCTCCCGCCTGGAGGTGCTGGGCGGATGA
- a CDS encoding ABC transporter permease encodes MTRTVRRYVGLAFFLGGVGLHRLTSYRLDFVLGSGAFLVRVGLQTVAVALVFTHVPAVAGWSYHQVLFLLGCSLLPRGVDHLFTDQLWELGRKLVQRGEFYRYLIRPVNPLFSLLSERFFHPDGFGEVIVGAVLVLWAGSELGVDPTPLQWALVPLMVLCGALIHTAVKLFFASLSFWTVTSMPAMQTVTQVSEFAGYPLDLYHPSLRALLTWVLPFAFTSYAPAVYLLDGDTSLVRWLPLVTGLALFAALSVWRRGLSRYEMTGS; translated from the coding sequence ATGACCCGGACCGTACGGCGCTACGTGGGACTCGCCTTCTTCCTCGGCGGGGTCGGTCTGCACCGGCTCACCTCGTACCGCCTCGACTTCGTCCTCGGCTCGGGGGCCTTCCTGGTCCGGGTCGGGCTCCAGACCGTGGCGGTGGCCCTGGTCTTCACCCACGTCCCGGCCGTCGCGGGCTGGTCCTACCACCAGGTGCTCTTCCTCCTCGGCTGCTCCCTGCTGCCGCGCGGCGTCGACCACCTCTTCACCGACCAGCTGTGGGAGCTGGGCCGCAAGCTGGTCCAGCGGGGCGAGTTCTACCGCTACCTGATCCGTCCGGTGAACCCGCTCTTCTCGCTCCTGTCGGAACGGTTCTTCCACCCCGACGGGTTCGGCGAGGTGATCGTCGGCGCCGTCCTGGTCCTGTGGGCGGGATCCGAGCTGGGCGTCGACCCCACCCCGCTGCAGTGGGCTCTCGTCCCCCTGATGGTCCTGTGCGGCGCGCTCATCCACACCGCCGTCAAGCTGTTCTTCGCCTCGCTGTCCTTCTGGACCGTGACGAGCATGCCGGCGATGCAGACGGTCACCCAGGTCTCCGAGTTCGCCGGGTACCCGCTCGACCTCTACCACCCGTCGCTGCGCGCGCTCCTCACCTGGGTCCTGCCGTTCGCCTTCACGTCCTACGCGCCCGCCGTCTACCTCCTCGACGGCGACACGAGCCTGGTCCGGTGGCTGCCGCTGGTGACGGGCCTTGCCCTGTTCGCCGCCCTGTCCGTCTGGCGGCGCGGACTTTCCAGATACGAGATGACCGGGAGTTGA